In a genomic window of Bacillus sp. E(2018):
- a CDS encoding ABC transporter substrate-binding protein, with protein MKRKLSIFLAAILLVGLFAGCSSDSKTSGNGKKDVDLRIWSFTDELKKPIKTFEEKNGVKVELTIVPIADYPTKLKPVLESGVGAPDVFTGEIAFLKQWVDAGYWENLSEKPYNADKLSDKYVPYVFDLGKDKDGNVRALSWQTTPGGIYYKRSIAKEVLGTDDPTQVGEMMSSMDKVFEVADKMKSKGYSMFPDEGAIRWFTQGDNPQPWVNDKNELQLTEEKMEYMDYSKKLRDNQYTALAPEWSPSWFEGMDKPIKVKEGGKEKETQVFSYVLPTWGLHSVLKTNVKESVGDWAVTSGPSPYFWGGTWLGVYNKSDNKELAYKFVKMMTQDDEFLTSWSKETGDVLSYLPVTDSIKDDFSDKFLGGQNNYQFFLDQSTKITPGIVTKYDQQLDTLYGNAVQQYVTGKKSKKEAIKEFYQKAQNAYPDIKVPKK; from the coding sequence ATGAAAAGGAAATTAAGTATCTTTTTGGCAGCTATTTTGTTGGTGGGATTATTTGCAGGTTGTTCAAGTGATTCAAAGACTTCAGGTAATGGAAAAAAAGATGTTGATCTAAGAATCTGGTCGTTTACAGATGAATTAAAGAAACCGATCAAAACATTTGAGGAAAAGAATGGTGTAAAAGTGGAGTTAACGATTGTTCCGATCGCTGACTATCCTACAAAGTTAAAGCCTGTACTTGAAAGTGGTGTTGGAGCACCTGACGTATTCACGGGTGAGATCGCATTCTTAAAACAATGGGTAGATGCAGGTTATTGGGAGAATTTATCGGAAAAGCCTTATAACGCTGATAAACTTTCTGATAAGTATGTACCTTATGTATTTGACCTTGGTAAAGATAAAGATGGTAATGTACGTGCCCTCTCATGGCAAACAACGCCTGGAGGTATCTATTATAAGCGAAGTATCGCTAAGGAAGTATTAGGAACAGACGATCCAACTCAAGTTGGAGAGATGATGAGCTCGATGGATAAAGTGTTTGAAGTAGCAGATAAGATGAAGTCAAAAGGCTATAGCATGTTTCCAGATGAAGGCGCAATTCGCTGGTTTACGCAAGGAGATAATCCTCAACCTTGGGTAAACGACAAGAATGAGCTTCAGCTTACGGAAGAAAAAATGGAGTACATGGATTACTCGAAAAAGCTTCGTGATAATCAATACACAGCTCTAGCACCTGAATGGTCACCATCTTGGTTCGAAGGCATGGATAAGCCGATCAAGGTAAAAGAGGGTGGCAAGGAAAAAGAAACACAAGTATTCTCATATGTTCTTCCTACATGGGGATTACATAGCGTTCTGAAAACGAATGTTAAGGAATCTGTTGGTGATTGGGCAGTAACGAGCGGTCCTAGCCCTTATTTCTGGGGTGGAACATGGCTTGGAGTTTACAACAAATCAGATAACAAAGAACTTGCTTATAAATTTGTAAAAATGATGACGCAGGACGATGAGTTCTTAACATCTTGGAGTAAAGAAACAGGAGATGTTCTTTCTTACCTACCAGTAACAGATTCAATTAAAGATGATTTTAGCGACAAATTCTTAGGCGGACAGAACAACTATCAATTCTTCCTGGATCAATCTACTAAGATTACACCTGGGATCGTGACGAAGTACGATCAACAGTTAGATACGCTTTACGGAAATGCCGTACAGCAATATGTAACAGGTAAGAAATCGAAAAAAGAAGCGATTAAAGAGTTCTATCAAAAAGCACAAAATGCATACCCAGACATCAAAGTACCGAAAAAATAA
- a CDS encoding sugar ABC transporter permease, whose product MKNLNRYGYFFIAPFWLVFLVFSIYPVALTFYYSFTNYTGSGEAQLVGLANYKRLLTDTYFVEAFFNTWKIWGVNFALQMGLALILAMIFSDMRVKLKGIAFFRAIFYLPNLITISSVALLFGILLDWQHGSLNMMLMKVGIISDPINWLNEPTSAQLSISLILTWMWFGHSFIVVMAGVSGISKDYYEAALIDGANRWQTFSKITIPLLKPILLYIMITSLIGGLQLFDLPMLLTDGIGSPDGSLNTMVLYLYNQAFKYNNYGYAAAVAYGLFVITLIFSAFIFKGMYGKERKQPRQV is encoded by the coding sequence ATGAAAAATTTAAACCGTTATGGCTATTTTTTTATTGCTCCGTTTTGGCTCGTCTTCTTAGTGTTCAGTATATATCCGGTCGCCCTAACCTTTTATTATAGTTTTACCAATTATACAGGTAGTGGTGAGGCCCAATTAGTAGGTCTAGCAAACTATAAACGACTCCTCACAGACACTTATTTTGTAGAAGCCTTTTTTAACACATGGAAGATATGGGGTGTGAACTTTGCGCTTCAGATGGGACTTGCTCTTATCCTAGCTATGATCTTTTCAGATATGAGAGTTAAGTTGAAAGGTATCGCATTTTTTCGAGCGATCTTTTATCTACCGAATTTAATTACGATCAGTTCAGTTGCTCTATTATTCGGAATTTTACTAGATTGGCAGCACGGATCATTAAACATGATGTTGATGAAGGTAGGAATCATTTCAGATCCGATCAACTGGCTGAACGAACCAACGAGTGCACAGTTATCGATCTCATTGATCTTAACGTGGATGTGGTTTGGTCACTCTTTTATCGTTGTGATGGCTGGTGTATCAGGAATATCGAAAGACTACTACGAAGCAGCATTGATCGATGGTGCAAATCGCTGGCAGACGTTTTCTAAGATTACGATTCCGCTTTTGAAGCCTATCCTGCTTTATATCATGATTACCTCGCTCATTGGAGGTCTTCAATTGTTTGATCTACCGATGCTTTTAACAGATGGAATAGGATCACCAGATGGCTCGTTGAATACGATGGTGCTCTATTTATACAATCAAGCCTTCAAGTATAACAACTACGGATATGCTGCAGCAGTCGCATACGGATTATTTGTTATAACGCTCATCTTCTCTGCTTTTATCTTTAAAGGGATGTATGGGAAAGAACGTAAACAACCAAGGCAGGTGTAA
- a CDS encoding carbohydrate ABC transporter permease has product MAIVCFIPFLMMLVNATRSNEAILSGFTLIPGSAIVENYQTMMSYINIWAGFKNSLIISVLVTLLSGYFSALTAYGFAFYVFKGKNAMFVFMLVMMMVPGQLGLIGFYELCKNLGILDTYIPLIIPAAASPFVVFFLRQYILTTLHPSLIEAARIDGASEFKIFHTIAIPIMMPAIATMSIFTFIGSWNNYIMPLVVLFSPEKFTLPVLMGFLKGSQVAQNLGSMYLGIAISVVPIMVAFLFLSKYIVNSISAGSIKE; this is encoded by the coding sequence ATGGCAATCGTGTGCTTCATTCCGTTCTTAATGATGCTTGTTAACGCTACACGCTCAAATGAAGCAATCCTTTCAGGCTTCACCCTGATTCCTGGCAGTGCGATCGTTGAAAACTATCAAACGATGATGAGCTATATCAATATATGGGCGGGTTTTAAGAACAGCTTAATCATCTCCGTACTTGTAACGTTGTTATCCGGTTACTTCTCAGCGTTAACAGCTTATGGATTTGCGTTCTACGTGTTTAAAGGTAAGAATGCGATGTTCGTTTTCATGTTAGTGATGATGATGGTCCCAGGTCAGTTAGGGTTGATCGGCTTTTATGAACTATGTAAAAACTTAGGGATATTAGATACGTATATTCCGTTAATCATTCCAGCTGCAGCAAGTCCTTTCGTGGTGTTCTTTTTGCGCCAATACATCTTAACAACGCTGCATCCAAGTTTGATTGAGGCGGCGCGAATTGATGGTGCAAGTGAATTTAAGATCTTTCATACGATTGCGATTCCAATCATGATGCCTGCGATCGCAACGATGTCAATCTTTACGTTTATCGGGTCTTGGAACAACTACATCATGCCGTTAGTGGTCTTATTCTCACCTGAAAAGTTCACACTTCCTGTATTGATGGGCTTCTTAAAAGGGTCACAAGTGGCTCAAAACTTGGGATCTATGTATTTAGGTATCGCGATCTCCGTGGTACCAATCATGGTAGCTTTCTTATTTTTATCAAAATATATCGTTAACAGCATTTCAGCAGGTTCTATCAAAGAATAG
- a CDS encoding GH1 family beta-glucosidase, with protein sequence MHFNKSFVFGTATSSYQIEGARLEGGRTLSIWDTFCDTPGKVYQQHNGSVACDHYHRFEEDIQQIKKLGVETYRFSVSWPRIFPKKGVLNVEGMDFYKKLTQRLREEGIKPAITLYHWDLPLWAHEEGGWVNRESVDWFMELAKVCFQELDAEVDSWITHNEPWCAGFLGYHQGFHAPGHTNMDEAVKAVHHMLLSHGKAVQYLKNELQSKTPIGITLNLSPIYAKTDSANDQLAANNADGYSNRWFLDPVFKGQYPVDMMNLFSKYVHSYGFIKAGDMEIISTSCDFFGINYYSRGIVEFSAANDFLHRGAHSDYEKTGMGWDIAPEEFKDLIRRLRKEYTDLPIYITENGAAFDDVLENGRVHDHGRVDYIEKHLQAVSDLNDEGMNIEGYYLWSLMDNFEWSFGYDKRFGIIYVDFDSQERIWKDSAYRYAEIVKNRGNNNSSKETDAISVS encoded by the coding sequence ATGCATTTTAATAAGTCATTCGTCTTTGGTACAGCAACATCTTCTTATCAAATTGAGGGAGCTCGTCTTGAAGGCGGCCGAACACTTTCAATCTGGGATACGTTCTGTGATACCCCTGGAAAAGTATATCAACAGCATAATGGAAGCGTAGCGTGTGATCATTATCACCGTTTTGAAGAAGATATTCAGCAGATTAAGAAGCTAGGCGTAGAAACGTATCGCTTCTCAGTTTCCTGGCCACGAATCTTTCCTAAAAAGGGTGTTTTGAATGTAGAGGGAATGGACTTCTACAAAAAATTGACGCAGCGCTTACGGGAAGAAGGAATCAAACCTGCAATTACGCTTTATCACTGGGATCTTCCACTATGGGCTCATGAAGAAGGCGGTTGGGTAAACCGTGAGTCAGTGGATTGGTTTATGGAATTAGCAAAAGTTTGCTTCCAAGAGCTTGATGCAGAGGTTGATTCTTGGATTACGCATAACGAACCGTGGTGTGCTGGTTTCTTAGGTTATCATCAAGGATTTCACGCACCTGGACATACGAACATGGATGAAGCGGTTAAAGCGGTGCACCATATGCTGCTTTCTCACGGAAAAGCTGTACAATATTTAAAGAACGAGCTTCAATCCAAAACGCCGATCGGTATTACGTTAAACCTTTCACCGATTTATGCAAAAACAGATTCTGCGAACGATCAGCTTGCAGCAAATAATGCTGACGGTTATTCCAATCGTTGGTTTTTAGATCCTGTTTTCAAAGGACAGTACCCTGTAGATATGATGAACTTATTCTCTAAATACGTTCATTCGTATGGTTTTATTAAAGCAGGCGATATGGAAATCATCTCAACGTCTTGTGATTTCTTTGGCATCAACTATTATAGCCGAGGGATTGTTGAGTTCTCTGCAGCGAATGACTTCTTACATAGAGGGGCTCATTCTGATTATGAGAAAACTGGTATGGGATGGGATATCGCGCCAGAAGAATTTAAGGATCTCATTAGAAGGCTGAGAAAAGAGTATACGGATCTTCCTATCTATATTACAGAGAATGGTGCAGCGTTTGATGATGTGCTAGAGAACGGACGCGTACATGATCATGGCCGTGTCGATTATATCGAAAAGCACCTTCAAGCGGTTTCTGATCTGAACGATGAAGGAATGAATATTGAAGGGTACTACTTATGGTCTCTCATGGATAACTTTGAGTGGAGCTTCGGCTATGACAAACGATTTGGAATCATCTACGTAGACTTCGATTCTCAAGAGCGAATCTGGAAAGATAGCGCCTACCGTTATGCAGAAATCGTGAAGAACAGAGGAAACAATAACAGCAGCAAAGAAACGGATGCTATTTCAGTAAGCTAA
- a CDS encoding metal-dependent hydrolase: MDATSHIIIGLGLGALAQVDPVVSNSSLSYAVVLGTVSGSNAPNADCIFKMKGRGSYFRNHRGWSHSLPSKLILLAYFRQTNKRAIAIISDPARFKHFNLP; encoded by the coding sequence GTGGATGCAACATCTCATATTATTATTGGTTTAGGACTGGGTGCTCTCGCTCAAGTTGATCCAGTTGTATCAAATAGTTCACTCTCTTATGCTGTTGTATTAGGAACAGTGAGCGGTTCAAATGCACCTAATGCAGACTGTATTTTTAAAATGAAAGGAAGAGGCAGCTATTTTCGTAATCATAGAGGATGGTCTCATTCTTTGCCAAGCAAACTTATCTTACTCGCTTACTTCAGACAAACAAATAAACGGGCAATCGCTATCATCAGCGATCCTGCCCGTTTTAAGCATTTTAATCTTCCTTAG